A window of Oryza glaberrima chromosome 2, OglaRS2, whole genome shotgun sequence genomic DNA:
CTTATCTTTTTTAACTCCTTTTCCAGAAACAACATCAACCCATTCACATTTAAACAGTATTACTGAAAATTGTCCAGAGTAATTTAGCTCAATAATATCGATGACTCTACCATAGTATGTTAGATCACCCAATATTGGATTTGTGTCACTTGATTTAGTATAACTGGATGTTTTTGCACTTAGGACAACTCCGCTATTCTGTGTCACTCCATCCAAATGTTTAGGCCTAAACCGGAAGCCACGGGTATTGAAAGCATGATATCTTTTTGCTGGACCAATCGGACCACGAGCCAGGCATCTATGATCATTCTTGACACTGCATATGCCATTTTTCCTCTCTATATCCATTATCTGTGTACATAGGATTATTTAGTCATGATTTTATTTGTTGATCTAAATGATAATAAAACGAAACTTACATGAGCTTTGAACCATTCATGGAATTTTTCATTTTGGATACGCTCGATAATCTTTGGGGTGATGCGGCCTTGCCGATATGTTCTTCTAATCTCATCAGCATGAGTTCtgtaaaaggaaaaagtgtCATGAAGTATGCTTTGAAGAAAATGATTAGTGATGAAGTGTATGATCTTGAGCTAATACCGAAGGTATGGGTTGACATCTAGACAGTTGAAGAGCACATATCTATGTGCTTGCATTTTAGTCAAGCCCCTAATAACATAACTTCTCGGCTTGCCAAGTGGTTTTCCAACATGAGGAAAAAGATATGGTGTGCATTCATCATCTGAACATGCAACTGactcatcattatcatcatttCGTGTAGGCTGGTTATGCTTTGTCTCAAAACCTTCAAGATATCTTGAACAAAATGTCATACACTCATCTGCCAAATATGCTTCTGCAATACATCCTTCAGGATGTGCCTTATTACGCACATATGACTTTAATACACTCAAATACCTACATAAATAAAGAGAAAGattaaaaatgttaaaaattctaTACTAGATAACAAATGAAATTATATTTGTGAGAGAAATGTACCTTTCCACAAAATACATACATCGGTAACACATAGGACCTCCTAATTTTGCTTCAGTGGCTAAATGAACAACCAAGTGCACcataatggaaaaaaaacctGGTGGAAATATCATCTCCAAACGACATAATGTCATTTTAATTTGTTCCTCTAACTTGTCAAGCACATCAATGTACAGGACTTTTGAACTCAGTTCTCTAAAATATCCACATAGATCAAATAAGACAGAAGTGACATTGTTAGGAAGCACACCCCGCAAAGCAACTGGGAGAAGTTCTTGCATTAGAATATGACAGTCATGACTTTTAAGACCTGAAATTTTCCCTTGACTAACATTTATACATTTTGAGTTGTTTCCTGCATATCCATCTGGAACCTTAATATCATGGAGAACTTTGCAAAATTGTTGTTTCTCCCGTTTAGACATTGTATAGGAAGCAGGAGGCAAATAATACttattattagcttttcttatGGGATGCAAATCTGGCCTTATATTCATTTCTTGTAGGTCCAAGCGTGCTTGTAAATTATCCTTTGATTTGCCTTCCAGTCCTAACAATGTCCCGTATATGTTGTCACAAACATTCTTCTCAATATGCATTACATCAAGATTATGATGGAGTACATTCAAGTCCCAGTAAGGCAACGAAAATAAGCCACTACGGCATTTCCATGTTTTTGACTTCTCAAAATCATTAATTTTCTCTATCTTTTGTAAAACTGATGTTTCAGAATAAGCAAGAGGTTCTACTCTATGTTCTTTAGTTCCATCAAAAGAATTTTCATTATATCGTAATTCATGGTCCAGAGGAAGAAATCGACGATGTCCCATGAAACAATACTTGTGTCCATGTTTCAAACGTTTAGAGCACGTTTCTTCACGACACGTAATACAAGCAAATTCACCATTGACACTATATCCCGCAAAGATCCCAATCCCAGGATAGTCACTAATAGTGAACAGTACTGTAGCACGAAGCTGAAACATCTCATTTTGAGATGCATCATATGTAGGAGTTCCAAcctcaaataaatcaaataactCTTCATAAACTGGTTccataaataaatgaaaatccTTTCCAGGGTAAGATGGACCAGGAATTATTAGTGCAAGCATAATAGAAGATGCTTTCATGCATAACCATGGAGGAAGGTTATATGGAATCAAGACAACTGGCCAACAACTATAAGTTGAACTCAATGTCCCAAAAGGATTAAATCCATCACTAGCCATTGCAAACCTGATGTTTCGAGAATCCGATGCAAACTGGGGATTCCTAGAGTTAATGGACTTCCAAGCCTCTGAGTCAGCTGGATGACGCAACACACCATCCTTTGTACGACCCTCATCATGCCATCTTAATGCTATAGCTGTTTCCTTGTGCATAAATAACCTCTTAAGCCTTGGCTTAATTGGGAAGTACCTTAACACTTTCCTTGGGGTTGCCCTTCTCCTTTCCTTCTTTGTTAAAGTAGTTTTATCTTCTTTGTTTTTCCACCTTGAAGTACCACATTTTGAACAAAAGTCATCGTTTGCCTTAGCTTTCCTATAAAGCTGGCAGTTATTTGGACAAACATGAATTTTGACATAATTAAGTCCAAGCTTTCCTA
This region includes:
- the LOC127761960 gene encoding uncharacterized protein LOC127761960 → MDLNNIKKLLLFPRPSDEYLAGIDGFLQFAYREKSLEDKIRCPCKECVNKWLLTRDEVYDHLVCHGMLLGYSPWGCHGETTSFISASSRGTESQSRGMDGSMRQLVQDAFGNTNNDPPVNEYDVQNSLNSGPDHETKAFYDLLRDAYDPLWEGCELTRLSFLVLLFHIKSVNKWSNKSLNDLLAILQQAIPNGKNLPGTFAEAKKIIGKLGLNYVKIHVCPNNCQLYRKAKANDDFCSKCGTSRWKNKEDKTTLTKKERRRATPRKVLRYFPIKPRLKRLFMHKETAIALRWHDEGRTKDGVLRHPADSEAWKSINSRNPQFASDSRNIRFAMASDGFNPFGTLSSTYSCWPVVLIPYNLPPWLCMKASSIMLALIIPGPSYPGKDFHLFMEPVYEELFDLFEVGTPTYDASQNEMFQLRATVLFTISDYPGIGIFAGYSVNGEFACITCREETCSKRLKHGHKYCFMGHRRFLPLDHELRYNENSFDGTKEHRVEPLAYSETSVLQKIEKINDFEKSKTWKCRSGLFSLPYWDLNVLHHNLDVMHIEKNVCDNIYGTLLGLEGKSKDNLQARLDLQEMNIRPDLHPIRKANNKYYLPPASYTMSKREKQQFCKVLHDIKVPDGYAGNNSKCINVSQGKISGLKSHDCHILMQELLPVALRGVLPNNVTSVLFDLCGYFRELSSKVLYIDVLDKLEEQIKMTLCRLEMIFPPGFFSIMVHLVVHLATEAKLGGPMCYRCMYFVERYLSVLKSYVRNKAHPEGCIAEAYLADECMTFCSRYLEGFETKHNQPTRNDDNDESVACSDDECTPYLFPHVGKPLGKPRSYVIRGLTKMQAHRYVLFNCLDVNPYLRTHADEIRRTYRQGRITPKIIERIQNEKFHEWFKAHIMDIERKNGICSVKNDHRCLARGPIGPAKRYHAFNTRGFRFRPKHLDGVTQNSGVVLSAKTSSYTKSSDTNPILGDLTYYGRVIDIIELNYSGQFSVILFKCEWVDVVSGKGVKKDKYGYTLVNFSHLIHTGEKVEHEPFIFPNQADQVYYVDDPMNPRWSVVRKNKPRDIYDIGEDEWAGDIEIEPFHVSHLGGMSSNANNYKQWVRTDVEGTTVDVDNNALNNEG